In one window of Orcinus orca chromosome 17, mOrcOrc1.1, whole genome shotgun sequence DNA:
- the PENK gene encoding proenkephalin-A: MARFLRLCTWLLALGPGLLATVRAECSQDCATCIYRLARPTDLNPLACTLECEGKLPSLKTWETCKELLQLSKLELPPDGNSGLGKQEDHRLLAKKYGGFMKRYGGFMKKMDELYPLEPEEEANRGEILGKRYGGFMKKDTEEDDSIGNPSDLLKELLGEGNQREGAPHQEGRDDADVSKRYGGFMRGLKRSPQLEDEAKELQKRYGGFMRRVGRPEWWTDYQKRYGGFLKRFAESLPSDEEGESYSKEVPEMEKRYGGFMRF, encoded by the exons ATGGCGCGGTTCCTGAGACTCTGCACTTGGCTGTTGGCGCTCGGCCCCGGGCTCCTGGCGACCGTGCGGGCGGAATGCAGCCAGGACTGCGCGACCTGCATCTACCGCCTGGCGCGCCCGACCGATCTCAACCCACTG GCTTGCACACTGGAATGTGAGGGGAAACTGCCTTCTCTCAAGACCTGGGAAACCTGCAAGGAGCTTCTGCAGCTGTCCAAGCTGGAGCTCCCTCCAGACGGCAACAGTGGCCTCGGCAAACAGGAGGACCACCGCTTGCTCGCCAAGAAGTACGGGGGCTTCATGAAGAGGTATGGAGGCTTCATGAAGAAGATGGATGAGCTGTACCCCCTGGAGCCGGAGGAAGAGGCAAACAGAGGTGAAATCCTTGGCAAGAGATACGGGGGCTTCATGAAGAAGGATACGGAGGAAGACGACTCCATAGGCAATCCCTCCGACCTGCTGAAAGAGCTGCTGGGAGAGGGGAACCAGCGAGAAGGGGCTCCCcaccaggagggcagggatgACGCAGACGTGAGCAAGAGATACGGGGGCTTCATGCGAGGCTTAAAGAGAAGCCCCCAGCTGGAAGACGAAGCCAAGGAGCTGCAGAAGCGGTACGGCGGCTTCATGAGAAGAGTGGGTCGCCCTGAGTGGTGGACGGACTACCAGAAAAGGTATGGCGGCTTCCTCAAGCGCTTTGCAGAGTCCCTGCCCTCCGACGAAGAAGGTGAAAGTTACTCGAAGGAAGTTCccgaaatggagaaaagatatggAGGATTTATGAGATTTTAA